A single Pseudodesulfovibrio aespoeensis Aspo-2 DNA region contains:
- the hydG gene encoding [FeFe] hydrogenase H-cluster radical SAM maturase HydG codes for MKKDSSLSEGLENFIDEKVIRTEMEKANNPAPGLIREILAKAGERQGLDPDEAAALLGNRDRDLDEAIFETARTIKKGIYGNRLVVFAPLYITNECGNQCRYCGFNAKNSDLDRRTLTSEEIRREVTVLEDLGHKRLLLVYGEHPRLGPDWIAQTVRDVYAVTSAKSGEIRRVNINCAPLHVEGFRKLHEVGIGTYQCFQETYHRPTYEKLHVAGPKTDFLWRLHAMHRAQEAGIDDVGMGALFGLYDPIFEVLGLLHHARRLELDWGVGPHTISFPRLEPALNSDIAFNPPYPTTDHEFKKIVAVLRLAVPYTGLILTTRETAAMRKELLEVGVSQLSGGSRTYPGAYSDPEYDRPDVQQFCIGDSRSLDEVIRSIVGDHGYVPSWCTACYRLGRTGEHFMELAKTGFIQKFCLPNGLLTFKEYLEDYASEETRQVGEALIRREIENYPDPDRKSLLTDRMARMEAGERDLYL; via the coding sequence ATGAAAAAGGACAGTTCACTGAGTGAGGGGCTTGAAAACTTCATCGACGAGAAAGTCATCCGTACCGAGATGGAAAAGGCGAATAACCCGGCACCGGGGCTGATTCGTGAAATTCTGGCCAAGGCCGGGGAGCGGCAGGGACTCGACCCGGACGAGGCCGCCGCGCTGCTCGGCAACCGGGACAGGGATCTGGACGAAGCCATCTTCGAAACGGCCAGAACCATCAAGAAGGGCATCTACGGCAACCGGCTGGTGGTCTTTGCCCCGCTCTACATCACCAACGAATGCGGCAACCAGTGCAGATACTGCGGTTTCAACGCCAAAAACAGCGACCTGGACCGGCGGACCCTTACGTCCGAAGAGATCCGAAGGGAGGTGACGGTTCTTGAGGACTTGGGCCACAAGCGGCTGCTCCTGGTCTACGGCGAGCATCCCCGCCTGGGCCCGGACTGGATCGCCCAGACCGTCAGGGACGTGTATGCCGTCACCTCGGCCAAAAGCGGCGAGATCCGCCGGGTCAACATCAACTGTGCGCCGCTGCACGTGGAAGGGTTCCGCAAGCTCCATGAAGTTGGCATCGGCACCTACCAGTGTTTCCAGGAAACCTACCACCGCCCGACGTATGAAAAGCTGCACGTGGCCGGACCCAAGACCGACTTCCTGTGGCGGCTGCACGCCATGCACCGCGCCCAGGAGGCAGGCATCGACGACGTGGGCATGGGCGCGCTCTTCGGCCTCTACGATCCGATCTTCGAGGTGCTCGGCCTGCTCCACCACGCCCGCAGACTGGAACTCGACTGGGGTGTCGGACCGCACACCATCTCCTTCCCCAGGCTGGAGCCCGCCCTGAACTCGGACATTGCCTTCAACCCGCCGTATCCGACCACGGATCACGAATTCAAGAAGATCGTCGCCGTGCTCAGACTGGCCGTGCCCTACACTGGGCTGATCTTGACCACCCGTGAAACCGCGGCCATGCGCAAGGAACTGCTGGAAGTGGGCGTCTCCCAGCTCTCGGGCGGCTCGCGCACCTACCCCGGCGCATACAGCGACCCGGAATACGACCGGCCCGACGTGCAGCAGTTCTGCATCGGCGACAGCCGCAGCCTGGACGAGGTAATCCGGTCCATTGTCGGAGACCACGGCTATGTGCCGTCCTGGTGCACGGCGTGCTACCGGCTGGGCCGCACTGGTGAGCACTTCATGGAACTGGCCAAGACCGGATTCATCCAGAAGTTCTGTCTGCCAAACGGCTTGCTGACCTTCAAGGAATATTTGGAGGACTACGCATCCGAAGAAACCAGGCAGGTGGGCGAGGCCCTTATCCGGCGCGAGATCGAAAACTACCCCGACCCGGACCGCAAAAGCCTGCTCACGGACAGAATGGCACGCATGGAAGCGGGTGAACGGGATCTCTACCTGTAG
- a CDS encoding TM1266 family iron-only hydrogenase system putative regulator gives MQKRIGIIGIIIKDRNMAAAKVNAILSDHGEMIVGRMGLPFRDRGINIIDLIIEATTDEVGALTGKLGMLDGVQVKSLLV, from the coding sequence ATGCAGAAACGAATCGGCATCATCGGCATCATCATCAAGGACAGGAACATGGCGGCCGCCAAGGTCAATGCGATTCTGAGCGATCATGGGGAAATGATCGTCGGTCGTATGGGGCTGCCCTTCCGGGACAGGGGCATAAACATCATCGATCTGATCATTGAGGCGACCACCGACGAGGTGGGCGCCCTGACCGGCAAGCTCGGCATGCTTGACGGGGTCCAGGTCAAATCTCTTCTGGTCTAA
- a CDS encoding iron hydrogenase small subunit, whose amino-acid sequence MKMNRRAFIKTCGIMTGYAVLGLNLAKEAAADVMDFVGLRQKSVYATDANPKIYKLRKSQDNPMIKKLYDHKDGFLHDGPCGHMSHHLLHTHYIDRSAKAAALKSKGFKLNF is encoded by the coding sequence ATGAAGATGAACAGACGTGCCTTTATCAAGACGTGTGGCATCATGACCGGCTACGCCGTGCTCGGACTGAACCTGGCCAAGGAGGCTGCGGCCGATGTCATGGATTTCGTGGGCCTGCGCCAGAAATCCGTGTACGCCACTGACGCCAACCCCAAGATCTACAAGCTGCGGAAGTCTCAGGACAACCCCATGATCAAAAAGCTCTACGACCACAAGGACGGCTTCCTGCATGACGGTCCCTGTGGCCACATGTCCCACCATCTGCTGCACACCCACTACATTGATCGCAGCGCCAAGGCGGCTGCCCTCAAGAGCAAGGGCTTCAAGCTGAACTTCTAA
- a CDS encoding [FeFe] hydrogenase, group A — MRLIEGVMYQTNAPKGVDPDNIYFVQVDATKCEACGECEAVCATGAIQPINDDGIRAVVDPAACINCGQCLTHCPYGAIYEGVSYVDEIFEKLKDPNTIVVSMPAPAVRYGLGECFGAPTGTYVGGQMHAALRQLGFNYIWDNEFTADVTIMEEGTELIQRVQEQGKKNARPLPQFTSCCPGWVKFAETFYPDLMPNLSSCKSPIGMLGPLAKTYGAHETHTEAKNIYTVSIMPCVAKKYEGLRPELADSGFRDIDATINTRELAYMIKTAGINFNSLPSQQPDPILGDSTGAATIFGNSGGVMEAALRLAYEVLSGKKLADPNILVVRTHEGIKTADVAVPGFGTVKVAVASGLKNAAKLCDEVRAGKSPYHFIEIMTCPGGCVNGGGQPIDPEVRASLFRSTVARINNRFRARTVGA, encoded by the coding sequence ATGAGACTGATTGAAGGCGTCATGTACCAGACCAACGCACCCAAAGGGGTCGACCCGGACAATATCTATTTTGTCCAGGTTGATGCCACCAAGTGCGAGGCGTGCGGCGAATGTGAGGCGGTCTGCGCCACCGGAGCGATTCAGCCCATAAACGACGACGGCATTCGGGCCGTGGTCGATCCGGCGGCCTGCATCAACTGCGGTCAATGTCTGACTCATTGTCCCTACGGGGCCATCTACGAGGGCGTGTCCTACGTGGATGAGATCTTTGAGAAACTCAAGGACCCCAACACCATCGTGGTCTCCATGCCCGCGCCTGCGGTGCGTTACGGTCTGGGCGAATGCTTTGGCGCCCCCACCGGCACTTATGTGGGCGGACAGATGCACGCGGCCCTGCGCCAGCTCGGCTTCAACTACATCTGGGACAACGAGTTCACCGCTGACGTGACCATCATGGAAGAAGGCACCGAGCTGATCCAGCGCGTGCAGGAGCAGGGCAAGAAAAACGCCCGCCCCCTGCCGCAGTTCACCTCCTGCTGCCCTGGTTGGGTCAAATTCGCCGAGACCTTCTACCCGGACCTCATGCCGAACCTGTCGAGCTGCAAATCGCCCATCGGGATGCTCGGCCCCTTGGCCAAGACCTACGGCGCGCACGAGACGCACACCGAGGCCAAGAATATCTACACGGTCTCGATCATGCCCTGCGTCGCCAAGAAGTATGAAGGGTTGCGTCCGGAGCTGGCCGACAGCGGATTCCGCGACATCGACGCCACCATCAACACCCGCGAGCTGGCCTACATGATCAAGACCGCAGGCATCAACTTCAACAGCCTGCCCTCGCAGCAGCCCGATCCGATCCTGGGCGACTCCACGGGCGCGGCCACCATCTTCGGCAACAGCGGCGGCGTCATGGAGGCAGCTCTTCGGCTTGCCTACGAAGTGCTCTCCGGCAAGAAGCTGGCCGATCCGAACATCCTGGTGGTGCGCACTCACGAGGGCATCAAAACTGCGGATGTTGCGGTTCCCGGCTTCGGCACGGTCAAGGTGGCGGTGGCCAGCGGGCTCAAGAACGCAGCCAAGCTGTGCGACGAGGTACGGGCGGGCAAGTCCCCCTACCATTTCATCGAGATCATGACCTGCCCCGGCGGTTGCGTGAACGGCGGCGGGCAGCCCATTGATCCCGAGGTAAGGGCATCCCTGTTCAGGAGCACCGTCGCCCGCATCAACAATCGCTTCCGGGCACGCACCGTTGGCGCGTAA
- a CDS encoding AraC family transcriptional regulator, translated as MTGQTIAHGGPPREFATMTSLPILGGVELLHARYVTQIFSRHFHDGYAVGCIEQGAMRFRYQGQNLVASGGQVNLVVPGEAHDGHGAAPDGWAYRMFYLRPETLAEVAGALMTRPGLPDFRMGVIDDPVLAAAISRTHRLLESPDTSTLEKETRLMAMLAGWISRWAEERGRLAGPGREHRAVARAREIIQAGYGGDLSLAGLAREAGLSPFHLVRVFERETGVTPHAYLTQVRVQRARQRLAGAERIADIAVECGFADQAHLTRLFKRQTGMTPGNFRKNLQNSPLRRG; from the coding sequence ATGACAGGCCAGACGATTGCTCACGGCGGACCGCCCCGCGAGTTCGCGACCATGACCTCCCTGCCGATTCTGGGCGGGGTGGAACTGTTGCATGCGCGGTATGTGACGCAGATTTTCTCGCGACATTTTCATGATGGGTACGCCGTGGGCTGCATTGAGCAGGGAGCCATGCGCTTTCGCTACCAGGGGCAGAATCTGGTGGCGTCGGGCGGGCAGGTCAATCTGGTGGTGCCGGGCGAGGCGCATGACGGCCACGGGGCCGCGCCGGACGGCTGGGCCTACCGCATGTTCTACCTGCGGCCCGAGACTCTGGCCGAGGTGGCGGGCGCGCTCATGACCCGGCCCGGACTGCCCGATTTCCGCATGGGGGTGATCGACGACCCGGTCCTGGCCGCGGCCATCAGCCGCACCCATCGGCTGCTCGAAAGCCCGGACACCTCGACCCTCGAAAAGGAAACCCGGCTCATGGCTATGCTGGCGGGCTGGATATCCCGCTGGGCCGAGGAACGGGGCAGGCTGGCCGGGCCGGGCCGGGAGCACCGGGCCGTGGCCCGCGCCCGCGAGATCATTCAGGCGGGCTACGGCGGCGATCTGTCCCTGGCCGGACTGGCCCGCGAGGCCGGGCTGTCGCCCTTTCATCTGGTGCGCGTCTTTGAGCGCGAGACAGGCGTCACACCGCACGCCTACCTGACCCAGGTCCGGGTTCAGCGCGCCAGACAGCGGCTGGCCGGAGCGGAACGCATCGCGGACATCGCGGTGGAGTGCGGGTTTGCGGATCAGGCGCACCTGACCCGGCTCTTCAAGCGCCAGACCGGCATGACCCCCGGCAACTTCCGCAAGAATCTTCAAAACAGCCCCCTGCGTCGAGGCTAG
- a CDS encoding DMT family transporter — MTRPSLSPSLSPSGASRATPSPASAYACLALAMVIVGSSVVAGKIMVAELPVFLASALRFVLALAILLPLLRIREGGLPRLSRRSWLLLAGQSLCGSFLFTVCLLHGLKLTTPASAGIITATTPACMGLLAWVFLRDRPTRRTGAGMVLSVLGVLAVNAMGGEPGGIAPAPLTGNLLVLCAVGFESLFLLVRKGVPEPLTPLAASTIISLFGLVWFLPMGCVELAATDLAAVSLIGWLSVAYYGAFVTVLAYVFWFAGITRVSASTAGVFTAVMPVSALVLSATLLGEPVGWPQLAGCVCVLGGIVLISRR, encoded by the coding sequence ATGACTCGACCGTCTCTTTCACCATCTCTTTCTCCGTCCGGGGCGTCACGGGCAACCCCATCTCCGGCATCGGCCTACGCCTGCCTCGCCCTGGCCATGGTCATCGTGGGCAGTTCTGTGGTGGCGGGCAAAATCATGGTCGCCGAGCTGCCGGTTTTCCTGGCCTCGGCCCTGCGTTTCGTCCTGGCCCTGGCCATCCTGCTGCCTCTGCTGCGCATCCGCGAGGGCGGGCTGCCCCGGCTGTCGCGCCGCTCGTGGCTGCTGCTGGCGGGCCAGTCGCTGTGCGGTTCGTTCCTGTTCACGGTCTGCCTGCTTCATGGGCTCAAGCTGACCACCCCGGCCAGCGCCGGGATCATCACGGCCACCACGCCTGCCTGCATGGGATTGTTGGCCTGGGTGTTTCTCAGGGACCGGCCCACGCGGCGCACCGGGGCGGGCATGGTTCTGTCCGTGCTCGGCGTGCTGGCGGTCAACGCCATGGGCGGCGAGCCGGGCGGGATCGCGCCCGCGCCCCTGACCGGCAACCTGCTGGTGCTGTGCGCCGTGGGTTTTGAATCGCTCTTTCTGCTGGTGCGCAAGGGCGTGCCTGAGCCGCTCACGCCCCTGGCCGCGTCCACCATCATCTCTCTGTTTGGGCTGGTCTGGTTCCTGCCCATGGGCTGCGTGGAGCTGGCGGCCACGGACCTTGCCGCAGTGTCGCTCATTGGCTGGCTGTCCGTGGCCTATTACGGCGCGTTCGTCACGGTGCTGGCCTATGTCTTCTGGTTTGCGGGCATCACGCGGGTTTCGGCATCCACGGCAGGGGTGTTCACGGCGGTCATGCCGGTCTCGGCCCTGGTCCTGTCGGCCACCCTGCTGGGCGAGCCCGTGGGCTGGCCCCAGCTGGCCGGGTGCGTCTGCGTGCTCGGCGGGATCGTGCTGATTTCGAGACGATAG
- a CDS encoding DMT family transporter → MNSRILRADILLFLTAAIWGFAFVAQRMGMDHVGPLTFNGVRFALGALALAPLILCMEKRRAPDFAGSDRNRLAKGGTLLGVILFIGATLQQVGMAGPQLAALGFEASTAGKAGFITGLYVVFVPLFGLLLAQRPGWGTWLGASLAVVGMYLLSVTSGLSIAFGDLLILIGALFWAGHVLLIGRLSPGMDAVDAIKLSTVQFAACAVLSLIGAVATEEITLVGLRSAALPIAYGGLMSVGVAYTLQVVAQRDAQPSHAAIILSLEAVFAAVGGWLLLGELLSVRALIGCALMLVGMVISQLKP, encoded by the coding sequence GTGAACAGCCGCATCCTCCGGGCAGACATCCTGCTCTTCCTCACCGCCGCCATCTGGGGCTTCGCCTTTGTGGCCCAGCGCATGGGCATGGACCACGTGGGCCCCCTGACCTTCAACGGGGTCCGCTTCGCCCTGGGCGCGCTGGCCCTGGCGCCTCTCATCCTGTGCATGGAGAAGCGGCGCGCGCCAGACTTTGCCGGGTCCGACAGAAACCGGCTCGCCAAGGGCGGCACCCTGCTCGGCGTCATCCTGTTCATCGGGGCCACCTTGCAGCAGGTGGGGATGGCCGGTCCGCAACTGGCCGCCCTCGGTTTCGAGGCGTCCACCGCAGGCAAGGCGGGCTTCATCACCGGCCTCTACGTGGTCTTCGTGCCCCTCTTCGGCCTGCTCCTGGCCCAGCGCCCCGGCTGGGGCACCTGGCTCGGCGCGTCCCTGGCCGTGGTCGGCATGTATCTGCTCTCGGTCACCTCCGGGCTGTCCATCGCCTTTGGCGACCTGCTCATCCTCATCGGCGCGCTCTTCTGGGCCGGGCATGTGCTGCTCATCGGCAGACTCTCGCCCGGCATGGATGCGGTGGACGCCATCAAGCTCTCCACGGTCCAGTTCGCGGCCTGCGCCGTCTTGAGCCTGATCGGGGCCGTGGCCACCGAGGAGATCACCCTGGTCGGCCTGCGCAGCGCGGCCCTGCCCATCGCCTATGGCGGGCTGATGTCCGTGGGCGTGGCCTACACCCTCCAGGTGGTGGCCCAGCGCGACGCCCAGCCCTCCCATGCGGCCATCATCCTGAGCCTCGAAGCCGTGTTCGCCGCCGTGGGCGGCTGGCTGCTGCTCGGCGAGCTGCTCTCCGTGCGCGCCCTGATCGGCTGCGCTTTGATGCTGGTCGGCATGGTCATCAGCCAGCTCAAGCCCTGA
- a CDS encoding WbuC family cupin fold metalloprotein, translating to MSEDTKDYPTAVAAPDSDVVPLTLTMVGNLLAKSRETPRKRMLQRLHKSLDARTHRMFNALQPGTYVTPHRHLHPSKSETILVISGSLLFVRFTEDGAIDSHILLQPGTEIFGVDVAPHVFHTYVALKADTLIFEVKDGPYDRDSDKDTPTWAPAEGSAEAEPYLLALLKGLAERATAQAEAAKKAEAAQD from the coding sequence ATGAGTGAAGACACGAAAGACTACCCCACTGCCGTGGCCGCGCCGGACAGCGATGTCGTACCCCTGACCCTGACCATGGTCGGCAACCTGCTGGCCAAATCCAGGGAAACCCCGCGCAAGCGCATGCTCCAGCGGCTGCACAAGTCCCTTGATGCGCGCACGCACCGCATGTTCAACGCGCTCCAGCCCGGCACCTATGTCACTCCCCACCGCCACCTGCACCCGTCCAAGAGCGAGACCATCCTGGTCATCTCCGGCTCCCTGCTCTTTGTCCGCTTCACCGAGGACGGCGCGATCGACAGCCACATCCTGCTCCAGCCCGGCACCGAGATTTTCGGCGTGGACGTGGCCCCGCACGTCTTTCACACCTATGTGGCCCTCAAGGCCGACACCCTGATCTTCGAGGTCAAGGACGGCCCCTACGACCGCGACTCGGACAAGGACACCCCGACCTGGGCCCCTGCCGAGGGCAGCGCCGAGGCCGAACCGTACCTGCTGGCCCTGCTCAAGGGGCTGGCTGAACGGGCCACGGCCCAGGCCGAGGCGGCCAAAAAAGCCGAAGCGGCACAAGACTAG
- a CDS encoding GNAT family N-acetyltransferase — translation MTATLRRAEIRDIDTICSLLHTHMNPDFSQERWRRLFAAPWCADSPDIGIVAEDGGRIVGFHGHVCSYRTIGTRRERFVNFTSWYILQEYRGQGLGRAMLEMATADPDVTCTVISLSPKRVEFFKTLGLQVLDSERLLWRKAGHEFENLEIIREPDTMIAKANPDEVKVLKDHQGLAVTPVLVSTRCTQCLLLLSITKKGNDTTYYDVLYRSNPGLFTDRAPDIAQALLPDGDCVLAADRRFVENDGAEAEVETIASPRFYKTARVKPRNVDLAYSEIPLLDLKLD, via the coding sequence ATGACAGCCACACTCCGCCGGGCCGAAATCCGGGACATCGACACCATCTGCTCCCTGCTGCACACGCACATGAACCCCGACTTTTCCCAGGAGCGGTGGCGACGGCTCTTTGCCGCGCCCTGGTGCGCGGACAGCCCGGACATCGGCATCGTGGCCGAGGACGGCGGCAGGATCGTGGGCTTTCACGGCCATGTCTGCTCGTACCGGACCATCGGCACCCGGCGCGAGCGGTTCGTCAACTTCACCTCCTGGTATATCCTTCAGGAATACCGGGGCCAGGGGCTGGGCCGGGCCATGCTCGAAATGGCCACCGCCGACCCCGATGTCACCTGCACGGTCATCTCGCTGTCGCCCAAGCGCGTGGAGTTCTTCAAGACCCTGGGCCTTCAGGTGCTCGACTCCGAGCGGCTGCTCTGGCGCAAGGCCGGACACGAGTTCGAGAACCTCGAGATCATCCGCGAACCCGACACCATGATCGCCAAGGCCAATCCCGACGAGGTCAAGGTGCTCAAGGACCACCAGGGGCTGGCCGTCACCCCGGTGCTTGTCTCCACGCGCTGCACCCAGTGCCTGCTGCTCCTCTCCATCACCAAAAAGGGCAACGACACCACCTATTACGACGTGCTCTACCGCAGCAATCCCGGCCTGTTCACCGACCGCGCCCCGGACATCGCCCAGGCACTGCTGCCCGACGGCGACTGCGTCCTGGCCGCAGACCGCCGCTTTGTGGAAAACGACGGGGCCGAGGCCGAGGTGGAGACCATCGCCTCGCCGCGCTTCTACAAGACCGCCCGGGTCAAGCCGCGCAACGTGGACCTCGCCTACTCCGAGATCCCCCTGCTCGACCTGAAGCTGGACTGA
- a CDS encoding polysaccharide deacetylase family protein has product MTTDPFAPLLEELDAWSLAGTVAALWWRDDDAGAPGPALARLTRLGADHGVACGLAVIPARAGTPLRDHVLAAPGLYALQHGYAHVNHAPPGNGAWELGPHRPMETVLADLRAGLAVLRGLLGPRFVPAVVPPWNRIDPELLPHLPGLGFCGLSASHRGDGPPMVPGLRRADAHCDLLTWKNGPARFAGREKCVTNATEHLKKKRSGHADPDEPTGVLTHHLEMDEDAWNFMDDLLSATRSHPGAIWMSPADIWPPAAQSRGMTT; this is encoded by the coding sequence ATGACCACCGACCCGTTCGCCCCGTTGCTCGAAGAGCTGGACGCATGGTCCCTCGCCGGGACCGTGGCCGCGCTGTGGTGGCGTGACGACGACGCGGGCGCGCCCGGCCCGGCCCTTGCGCGGCTGACGCGCCTGGGCGCGGACCACGGCGTGGCCTGCGGGCTGGCCGTGATCCCGGCCAGGGCCGGAACCCCCCTGCGCGACCATGTGCTGGCCGCACCCGGACTGTACGCGCTCCAGCACGGCTACGCCCACGTCAACCACGCGCCGCCCGGCAACGGGGCATGGGAGCTGGGACCGCACAGGCCGATGGAAACGGTGCTGGCAGACCTGCGGGCTGGCCTGGCTGTCCTGCGCGGGCTACTGGGGCCGCGGTTCGTCCCGGCGGTGGTCCCGCCGTGGAACAGGATCGACCCGGAGCTTCTGCCGCATCTGCCGGGGCTGGGGTTTTGCGGTCTTTCTGCCAGCCACCGGGGCGACGGACCGCCCATGGTGCCCGGACTGCGCCGGGCCGACGCCCACTGCGACCTGCTCACCTGGAAAAACGGCCCGGCCCGATTTGCCGGACGCGAAAAGTGCGTGACCAACGCAACGGAACACCTTAAGAAAAAACGGTCCGGCCATGCAGACCCGGACGAACCAACGGGCGTGCTCACCCATCATCTGGAGATGGACGAAGACGCCTGGAATTTCATGGACGACCTGCTCTCGGCCACCCGCTCGCATCCTGGTGCCATCTGGATGAGCCCCGCCGACATCTGGCCGCCTGCCGCACAATCGAGAGGAATGACCACATGA
- a CDS encoding radical SAM protein, with amino-acid sequence MCEPASNLIWNMTRKCNFRCEYCYFPHDNTPVTQTLPVDRVRAFLDATGREWTVGMTGGEPFIYPGFVDICAALTEGHRIGVDTNLSVSSKVREFARRIDPARVQDLYVALHIQERERVRGVAAFIDNARLLIDSGFKVIVNYVVHPDLEERFKADCDFFATHGIIITPRPFRGEHGGRRYPEAYGDRAHAIFADHPEQGRKIAFNFQGVPCYAGRTLLRMDEDGTVYRCPGDKTVLGNVLGKVCLLEGAQPCVKPRCPCRGLDHVVLDPARRRLVEGVQYAVVGDLDASSAAFAKAMEDAPGHPCAENNLGVLAWRRGDRTGAARRFEAALAARPDKAAYGANLDGARAGAGDFDPEICLDVNPPPVK; translated from the coding sequence ATGTGCGAACCGGCGAGCAACCTCATCTGGAACATGACGCGAAAGTGCAACTTTCGCTGTGAATACTGCTATTTCCCCCACGACAACACCCCGGTCACCCAGACCCTGCCCGTGGACAGGGTACGGGCCTTTCTCGATGCCACGGGCCGGGAGTGGACCGTGGGCATGACCGGGGGCGAGCCGTTCATCTACCCCGGCTTCGTTGATATCTGCGCCGCCCTGACCGAAGGCCACCGGATCGGCGTGGACACCAATCTGTCCGTGTCCTCAAAGGTGCGCGAGTTCGCCCGGCGCATCGACCCGGCCAGGGTGCAGGACCTTTATGTGGCCCTGCACATCCAGGAGCGCGAGCGCGTGCGCGGCGTGGCCGCCTTCATCGACAACGCCCGCCTGCTGATCGACTCCGGGTTCAAGGTCATCGTCAACTATGTGGTCCACCCGGACCTGGAGGAGCGGTTCAAGGCCGACTGCGACTTCTTCGCCACCCACGGCATAATCATCACCCCGCGTCCCTTCCGGGGCGAGCACGGGGGACGGCGCTACCCCGAGGCCTATGGCGACCGGGCGCACGCCATCTTTGCCGATCACCCGGAGCAGGGGCGCAAGATCGCCTTCAATTTTCAGGGCGTGCCGTGCTATGCCGGGCGCACGCTCCTGCGCATGGACGAGGACGGCACGGTCTACCGCTGCCCTGGCGACAAGACCGTGCTCGGCAACGTGCTGGGCAAGGTCTGCCTGCTTGAGGGCGCGCAGCCCTGCGTCAAGCCCCGATGTCCGTGCCGGGGGCTGGACCATGTGGTCCTGGACCCGGCCCGGCGCAGGCTGGTGGAGGGCGTGCAATACGCCGTGGTGGGCGATCTCGACGCCTCGTCCGCTGCCTTTGCCAAGGCCATGGAGGATGCGCCGGGCCACCCTTGCGCCGAGAACAACCTGGGCGTGCTCGCCTGGCGGCGAGGCGACCGGACCGGGGCGGCGCGCCGCTTCGAGGCCGCGCTGGCGGCCAGGCCCGACAAGGCGGCCTACGGCGCGAATCTCGACGGGGCGCGCGCCGGGGCCGGAGACTTCGACCCTGAAATCTGCCTGGACGTGAACCCTCCCCCGGTCAAGTAA
- a CDS encoding glycosyltransferase family protein, whose product MESNSYNILMYSHDTYGLGHIRRTMAIARNLVRPGVNILIVTGSPIVGRYTMPKGVDFVRMPGMIKKSNTVYVPHSIKVDPKIAIAIRKNIILSTAKAFKPDLFIVDKVPAGLKGEVLPTLKWIKGRLPCTRVVLGLRDILDDAASTRAEWEKKKYFEILRDLYSEIWVYGEKELYDPIKEYAFPEDIAAKTVFTGYIPRKVPGARKLKRKHKQVVVTIGGGGDGYVVLDNYLKMLETNGVVDFKTLMITGPFLPPAKLDELADRARAVKVQIKPFFKNIEKRMANADLVVTMGGYNTLCEILSLKKPALVIPRDKPRQEQLLRAQVFQGRGLCDFIRWGDVTPELLRQKVSALLDDPGTCVADLEEFCMTGLEVMCQRLAHFRENCP is encoded by the coding sequence ATGGAATCGAATTCGTATAACATCCTGATGTACTCCCACGACACCTACGGTCTGGGACACATCCGTCGCACCATGGCCATCGCGCGCAACCTCGTGCGGCCTGGCGTCAACATCCTCATCGTCACCGGGTCGCCCATCGTCGGTCGCTATACCATGCCCAAGGGCGTGGACTTCGTGCGCATGCCCGGCATGATCAAGAAGAGCAACACCGTCTACGTCCCCCATTCCATCAAGGTCGATCCCAAGATCGCCATCGCCATCCGCAAGAACATCATCCTGTCCACGGCCAAGGCCTTCAAGCCTGATCTGTTCATCGTGGACAAGGTGCCCGCCGGCCTCAAGGGCGAGGTGCTGCCCACCCTCAAGTGGATCAAGGGCCGCCTGCCTTGCACCCGCGTGGTGCTCGGCCTGCGCGATATCCTGGACGATGCCGCGTCTACCAGGGCCGAGTGGGAAAAGAAGAAATATTTCGAAATCCTGCGCGATCTCTACTCCGAGATCTGGGTCTACGGCGAAAAGGAACTCTACGACCCCATCAAAGAGTACGCCTTTCCCGAAGACATCGCGGCCAAGACCGTGTTCACCGGCTACATCCCGCGCAAGGTGCCGGGGGCGCGCAAGCTCAAGCGCAAGCACAAGCAGGTGGTGGTCACCATCGGCGGCGGCGGCGACGGGTATGTGGTCCTCGACAACTACCTCAAGATGCTCGAAACCAACGGCGTGGTGGATTTCAAGACATTGATGATCACCGGTCCGTTCCTGCCGCCTGCCAAGCTCGACGAACTGGCCGACCGCGCCCGGGCCGTCAAGGTCCAGATCAAACCGTTCTTCAAGAACATCGAGAAACGCATGGCCAACGCCGACCTCGTGGTCACCATGGGCGGCTACAACACCCTGTGCGAAATCCTCTCCCTCAAAAAGCCCGCCCTGGTCATCCCGCGCGACAAGCCGCGCCAGGAGCAGCTCCTGCGCGCCCAGGTCTTCCAGGGCCGCGGCCTGTGCGATTTCATCCGCTGGGGCGATGTCACGCCCGAGCTGCTGCGCCAGAAGGTCAGCGCCCTGCTCGACGATCCCGGCACCTGCGTGGCCGATCTCGAGGAATTCTGCATGACCGGCCTTGAGGTCATGTGCCAGCGCCTTGCCCACTTCAGAGAGAACTGCCCGTGA